From the genome of Turicibacter faecis, one region includes:
- the glgC gene encoding glucose-1-phosphate adenylyltransferase, with product MKTLAMILAGGRGSRLDILSLGRAKPSVPFAGKFRIIDFVLSNCSNSEIYDIGILTQYLPLSLNEHIGVGQAWDFDRKNTGVTLLQPCEGHSSDQWYTGTADAILQNISYIKRKNPDNVLILSGDHIYKMDYRPLIEQHINNNADVTVCAQEVDWAEASRFGILTDDENGRIVEFAEKPAEPKSNLASMGIYVFKTDVLINTLQHLKKEGLDFGSDVIPHLIEHGHVYSYRFRDYWKDVGTYESYLEANLELTTTVDQIQLDMYDPNWIIHTKSEEKPTAKFGSKAQVCQSLISNGSIVAGSVTKCVVSPGVHIHPNAIVRNSIIMNDTIIEEGCVIDGAIIDKECVIGKGSIIGRGAVSCANEDKPKVLSSGLNVIGKGVRLPEGTIVERNVRIFPHVSEEDFNDKIITCGRTIYPAKEA from the coding sequence ATGAAGACTTTAGCTATGATTTTAGCAGGAGGGCGTGGGTCACGCTTAGACATTTTATCACTTGGGAGAGCAAAACCAAGCGTTCCATTCGCAGGAAAATTTAGAATTATCGATTTCGTATTGAGTAACTGTTCAAATTCAGAAATCTATGATATTGGGATTTTAACTCAATACTTACCTTTATCATTAAACGAGCATATTGGGGTAGGTCAAGCTTGGGATTTTGACCGTAAAAATACAGGAGTTACATTATTACAACCATGTGAAGGGCATTCATCAGATCAATGGTATACAGGAACGGCGGATGCAATTTTACAAAACATTAGTTATATTAAACGTAAAAATCCGGATAATGTTTTAATTTTATCAGGAGATCATATTTATAAAATGGATTATCGTCCATTAATTGAACAACACATTAATAACAATGCAGATGTAACCGTTTGTGCACAAGAAGTAGATTGGGCGGAAGCTTCACGTTTTGGAATTTTAACAGATGATGAGAACGGACGTATTGTAGAATTCGCTGAAAAACCAGCAGAACCTAAAAGTAATTTAGCTTCTATGGGAATTTATGTGTTTAAAACAGATGTATTAATCAATACATTACAACATCTTAAAAAAGAGGGATTAGATTTTGGTAGCGATGTTATCCCACATTTAATTGAGCATGGACACGTCTATTCTTACCGCTTCCGTGATTATTGGAAAGATGTTGGAACTTATGAATCATATTTAGAGGCTAACTTAGAATTAACAACAACTGTTGATCAAATTCAATTAGACATGTATGATCCAAATTGGATTATTCATACAAAGAGCGAGGAAAAACCAACAGCTAAATTTGGTTCAAAAGCTCAAGTTTGCCAAAGTTTAATTTCAAATGGATCAATCGTCGCTGGATCAGTTACAAAGTGCGTGGTAAGTCCAGGTGTTCATATTCATCCAAATGCAATTGTTCGTAATAGTATTATTATGAATGACACAATTATTGAAGAAGGATGTGTCATTGACGGAGCAATCATTGATAAAGAATGTGTCATCGGTAAAGGAAGTATTATTGGACGCGGAGCAGTATCATGTGCAAATGAAGATAAACCAAAAGTATTATCTAGTGGTTTAAATGTTATTGGTAAAGGGGTACGTCTACCTGAGGGAACAATTGTTGAAAGAAACGTTCGTATCTTCCCACATGTTTCAGAAGAAGACTTCAATGATAAAATCATCACTTGTGGTCGTACAATCTATCCTGCTAAGGAGGCCTAA
- a CDS encoding glycogen synthase produces MKVAFVSSEVYPFIKTGGLADVAYALPKALAKQGHDVCVILPGYKQIPEGLLKGAYWVTNVEVMGKMFWINCVELEGIKYYLMFEPLFSNRDSIYDCPDRDYQFAMFCEVTLRLLKNINFQPDIIHTNDWQTGLIPFFMNQRYYADPFYYNTKTVYTIHNLRFQGQFSSHAVRHLGYRFDDIQINYMQLGIQYANKVTTVSETYAKEILTDFYGENLNHILKMRQADLTGIVNGIDVDLFNPETDPALVSPYTVETLELKAKNKEELQQRFNLEVNPDIPLIGIITRLDSQKGLDLITHILEEHLIYDRVQFFLLGSGEAKYEQYFQWIRDKYPNQVGIYLGYNGELANLVYGASDMFLMPSLYEPCGLSQLISLRYGTVPIVRETGGLNDTVHSYNEETIEGNGFSFTNYNAHDMLHTLRRAVNYYRQDKDVWRQLMVAGMTGDYSWENSAQRYVELYQSMMDQPLESIKAS; encoded by the coding sequence GTGAAAGTTGCATTTGTCTCGTCAGAAGTTTATCCATTTATTAAAACAGGGGGGCTAGCCGATGTGGCATACGCCCTTCCAAAAGCATTAGCCAAACAAGGTCATGATGTTTGTGTGATTTTGCCGGGCTATAAACAAATCCCAGAAGGGTTATTAAAAGGGGCCTATTGGGTGACGAATGTTGAAGTCATGGGGAAAATGTTCTGGATTAACTGTGTTGAATTAGAGGGAATCAAATATTATTTAATGTTTGAACCTTTATTTTCAAATCGTGATTCTATCTATGATTGTCCGGACCGTGATTACCAATTTGCAATGTTCTGTGAGGTTACGTTAAGGTTATTGAAAAATATTAACTTCCAGCCAGATATTATTCATACAAATGATTGGCAAACAGGATTGATTCCATTCTTTATGAATCAACGCTATTATGCGGATCCATTTTACTATAATACAAAAACGGTCTATACCATTCATAACTTACGATTCCAAGGTCAATTTTCATCGCATGCTGTTCGCCATCTAGGCTATCGTTTTGATGATATTCAAATTAACTACATGCAGTTAGGAATCCAGTATGCGAATAAGGTAACAACGGTTAGCGAAACGTATGCGAAAGAAATTCTAACTGATTTTTATGGAGAGAATCTAAATCATATTTTAAAAATGCGTCAAGCGGATTTAACAGGAATTGTTAATGGAATTGATGTGGATTTATTTAATCCAGAAACGGATCCGGCATTAGTTTCTCCATATACCGTTGAAACGCTTGAATTAAAGGCTAAAAATAAAGAAGAGTTACAACAGCGCTTTAATTTAGAAGTAAATCCTGATATTCCATTAATCGGTATTATCACTCGATTAGACTCACAAAAAGGGCTTGATTTAATCACACACATTTTAGAAGAGCACTTAATTTATGATCGCGTACAGTTTTTCTTACTTGGATCAGGGGAAGCGAAATACGAACAATATTTCCAATGGATTCGCGATAAATACCCAAATCAAGTTGGAATCTATTTAGGATATAACGGAGAGCTTGCTAATTTAGTTTATGGAGCAAGCGATATGTTCTTAATGCCGTCATTATATGAGCCATGTGGATTATCACAATTAATTTCACTCCGTTACGGAACGGTTCCGATTGTACGTGAAACGGGAGGATTAAACGATACGGTTCATTCGTACAACGAAGAAACAATCGAAGGAAACGGATTTAGTTTTACAAATTACAATGCACACGATATGCTACACACACTTCGCCGCGCGGTAAATTATTATCGTCAAGATAAAGATGTTTGGCGCCAATTGATGGTTGCAGGGATGACAGGAGATTATTCTTGGGAAAATTCGGCCCAACGCTATGTTGAATTATATCAATCAATGATGGATCAACCATTAGAAAGCATAAAAGCAAGCTAA
- the folE gene encoding GTP cyclohydrolase I FolE gives MSVDKSKIETAVKMILEAVGEDPNRPGIIDTPARVARMYEEVFSGLHEDPKKHLEVYFSEEYDQYVVVQDIVFHSMCEHHLLPFFGRVHVAYYPENNEVVGLSKIARVTDVISRRPQLQERMGKQIGDTIANSIQSKGVMVVIEAEHMCMVMRGIKKPGAITKTIYSTGIFKEDLAMRQEVLNLIKG, from the coding sequence ATGTCAGTGGATAAAAGTAAAATTGAAACAGCGGTTAAGATGATTTTAGAAGCAGTTGGAGAGGATCCAAATCGACCAGGAATCATTGACACACCAGCGCGTGTCGCACGTATGTATGAAGAAGTTTTCTCAGGGTTACATGAGGATCCGAAAAAACATTTAGAGGTTTATTTTAGTGAGGAATATGATCAATATGTCGTTGTTCAAGATATCGTTTTCCATTCGATGTGTGAGCATCATTTACTGCCATTTTTCGGACGAGTTCATGTGGCTTATTATCCGGAAAATAATGAGGTTGTTGGATTAAGTAAAATTGCACGTGTAACAGACGTCATTTCAAGAAGACCTCAACTTCAAGAACGTATGGGAAAACAGATAGGAGATACAATTGCGAATTCGATTCAATCTAAAGGGGTCATGGTAGTCATCGAGGCTGAACATATGTGCATGGTGATGCGCGGCATTAAGAAACCTGGTGCAATCACGAAAACTATTTATAGCACTGGAATTTTTAAAGAAGATTTAGCGATGAGACAGGAAGTGTTAAATTTAATAAAAGGATAA
- the aroC gene encoding chorismate synthase gives MRYLCSGESHGPQLTAIIEGVPAGLLLTEEMINKDLKLRQQGYGRGDRMKIESDQVQITSGVRHGMTLGSPITLVIKNKDNKNWSEVMAIEPIPSLEYDIKKVPRPGHADLVGAMKYGHRDLRNVLERSSARETAIRVAVGAVAKQILAALGIEVLSHVLQIGKVSIGETHLSFDEIKEAIQDSPVRCVDPIVSAKMCAHIDDAKKQGDSVGGIVQVLAKNVPPALGTYVQFDRKLDAKIAAAFIGVQSVKGVYFGDAMLSSSSFGSEVHDQIAYDQGFIRTSNHYGGFEGGMTNGMPLVVHAMIKPIPTLYQPLNSIHIETKKVEKSMIERSDSCVVPAAGIVLESVLAMELAREILEEFGSNQMSNLVEAMNRHRQAMRDF, from the coding sequence ATGCGTTATTTATGTAGCGGTGAATCACATGGTCCACAGTTAACGGCTATTATTGAAGGGGTTCCTGCGGGGCTTTTGTTAACTGAAGAGATGATTAACAAAGATCTTAAACTCCGTCAACAAGGCTATGGACGTGGCGATCGAATGAAGATAGAAAGTGACCAAGTGCAGATTACAAGTGGGGTACGCCATGGGATGACACTTGGATCGCCTATTACACTCGTTATAAAGAATAAGGATAATAAAAATTGGTCAGAGGTCATGGCTATTGAGCCAATTCCTTCATTAGAATACGACATTAAAAAGGTTCCACGACCTGGACATGCGGATTTAGTAGGGGCGATGAAATACGGACACCGTGATTTAAGAAATGTATTAGAGCGTTCCTCAGCCCGTGAGACGGCCATTCGCGTTGCCGTTGGTGCTGTTGCTAAACAAATTTTAGCGGCGCTAGGAATTGAGGTTCTTTCGCACGTTTTACAAATTGGAAAGGTTTCAATCGGGGAAACGCATTTATCCTTTGACGAAATTAAAGAGGCTATTCAAGACTCGCCTGTTCGATGTGTGGACCCGATTGTTTCTGCTAAGATGTGTGCACATATCGATGATGCGAAAAAACAAGGGGATTCAGTAGGAGGAATCGTTCAGGTTCTCGCTAAAAATGTGCCACCGGCCCTTGGAACCTATGTTCAATTTGATCGTAAGTTAGACGCCAAAATTGCGGCCGCTTTTATCGGGGTTCAGTCGGTAAAAGGGGTGTATTTTGGTGATGCGATGCTTTCAAGTTCTTCTTTTGGAAGTGAGGTTCATGACCAAATTGCCTATGACCAAGGATTTATACGAACGAGTAATCACTACGGTGGCTTCGAGGGTGGAATGACTAATGGAATGCCATTGGTTGTCCATGCGATGATTAAACCTATTCCAACGTTATACCAACCCTTGAATTCGATTCATATAGAAACGAAAAAGGTTGAAAAGAGTATGATTGAGCGATCAGATAGTTGTGTGGTGCCGGCGGCCGGAATTGTCCTAGAATCTGTGCTTGCGATGGAGTTAGCCCGTGAAATTTTAGAGGAGTTTGGATCAAATCAAATGTCAAACTTAGTAGAGGCGATGAATCGTCATCGTCAAGCGATGAGGGATTTTTAA
- the aroB gene encoding 3-dehydroquinate synthase: protein MKQLQVKTSSSEYPIYIGEDCLSVLAPFLQQATQTIVVTDQTVYDLHYQKLSHVLPENTITYIITPGESSKSFDCYHQIQTFLIESQVDRQACLLAFGGGVVGDLAGFVAATYMRGIDFIQIPTTLLAHDSAIGGKVAINHELGKNLIGAFYPPKAVVYDLRFLRTLSEKEWRCGLAEMVKHGFIANPSLLRQLLQIQSLDALLDETFAQLLIQSLMVKMEIVQMDEFEQGCRAYLNFGHTFGHAIELDEKELSHGEAVAIGILFSLYLSEHIFGIDLAIGQYLTYLKRLHFPLPFNVDHAKRYLGYMMHDKKNQRKQVRFVLLNQLAKPELVSFSIAGLETLLKQFLSEFTTKEERVCH from the coding sequence ATGAAACAATTACAAGTTAAAACGTCATCAAGTGAATATCCCATTTACATTGGGGAAGACTGCCTAAGTGTCCTAGCGCCTTTTTTACAACAGGCAACTCAAACGATTGTTGTGACCGATCAAACAGTCTATGATTTACATTATCAAAAGTTATCACACGTATTGCCGGAAAATACGATAACTTATATTATTACTCCCGGGGAAAGCTCAAAAAGCTTTGATTGTTATCATCAGATTCAGACGTTCCTTATCGAAAGTCAAGTCGATCGTCAAGCCTGTTTACTTGCCTTCGGTGGGGGCGTTGTGGGCGATTTAGCTGGATTTGTTGCCGCGACTTATATGAGAGGGATAGATTTTATTCAAATTCCAACGACATTACTGGCCCATGATAGTGCTATTGGAGGGAAGGTCGCTATTAATCATGAATTAGGAAAAAATTTAATTGGCGCTTTTTATCCCCCAAAAGCCGTGGTTTATGATTTGCGTTTTTTAAGAACACTATCGGAAAAGGAATGGCGATGTGGGTTAGCAGAGATGGTTAAGCATGGATTTATTGCGAATCCCTCTTTACTTCGTCAGTTGCTACAAATTCAATCGTTAGATGCCCTTTTGGACGAGACTTTTGCCCAGTTATTAATTCAAAGCCTCATGGTGAAAATGGAAATTGTTCAAATGGATGAGTTTGAACAGGGATGTCGTGCCTATCTAAATTTTGGTCATACATTTGGACATGCCATTGAATTAGATGAAAAGGAACTTTCCCATGGAGAGGCCGTTGCGATTGGTATCTTATTTTCGCTTTACTTAAGTGAACATATTTTTGGTATTGATTTAGCTATCGGTCAATATTTGACCTATTTAAAACGACTGCATTTCCCACTTCCGTTTAACGTCGATCATGCTAAACGGTATTTAGGGTACATGATGCATGATAAAAAAAATCAACGAAAACAGGTGCGCTTCGTCTTGCTAAATCAACTAGCTAAACCCGAGTTGGTTTCATTTTCGATAGCGGGGCTTGAAACGTTACTTAAACAATTTCTTAGCGAATTCACGACGAAGGAGGAGCGTGTATGTCACTAA
- the aroA gene encoding 3-phosphoshikimate 1-carboxyvinyltransferase: MSLKGSLTVASDKSITHRAIIFSSLSKGTTQIYNPLLGEDCLSTLEIFKSFGVKSHIENNCLTITSPGIDSFEIESPVLDAKNSGTTARLLMGVFPYLKKPVTLIGDDSLSRRPMRRVVTPLSQMGARIELKEEATLPAHIFPSHLSGISYVLPVASAQVKSAVMLAGMLAKGRTTISEPIPTRDHTEKMFEDFKIHYQKLNRVITIEGPQMPQTPGEVFVPGDISSAAFFIVAALIVPGSEIIINNVGINETRSGIIDVIQSMGGNLTLLNPRYFGGEPVADLKVEYTPRLTATVIEGELIPRLIDEIPILALLATRAVGTTVIKDAEELKVKETNRIDVTVQQLSSIGAKIKATEDGMIIEGNPMEDFCEAKVSSHKDHRIAMMLCVASLLLEKPLVIEDVESMNISYPDFLQHLQALSEN; this comes from the coding sequence ATGTCACTAAAAGGAAGTTTAACGGTAGCTTCAGATAAGTCGATTACTCATCGTGCTATTATATTTAGTAGCCTTTCAAAGGGAACAACCCAGATTTATAACCCACTTCTTGGGGAAGATTGTCTAAGTACACTTGAAATATTTAAAAGCTTTGGCGTTAAATCTCACATTGAGAATAACTGTTTAACGATTACGAGTCCGGGAATCGACTCCTTTGAGATTGAGTCTCCAGTTTTAGATGCTAAAAATTCCGGGACGACAGCGCGCCTATTAATGGGCGTGTTTCCTTATTTGAAAAAACCGGTGACATTAATCGGGGATGACTCTTTATCAAGGCGGCCAATGAGACGGGTAGTGACCCCGCTTTCTCAAATGGGAGCGCGCATTGAATTAAAGGAGGAAGCAACGCTTCCGGCTCATATCTTTCCAAGTCACTTAAGTGGTATCTCGTATGTATTACCTGTTGCTAGCGCACAAGTTAAATCGGCGGTGATGTTAGCGGGGATGTTAGCAAAGGGAAGAACAACGATTAGTGAACCGATTCCCACGAGAGATCACACCGAAAAGATGTTTGAAGATTTTAAAATTCACTATCAAAAGCTCAATCGAGTGATTACGATTGAGGGCCCTCAAATGCCCCAAACACCTGGAGAAGTTTTTGTACCTGGAGATATTTCTTCTGCGGCCTTTTTTATAGTTGCCGCACTGATTGTTCCTGGAAGTGAAATTATCATAAATAATGTGGGAATTAATGAAACGAGATCCGGGATTATTGACGTTATTCAGTCGATGGGAGGAAATTTGACCCTTCTTAACCCACGTTATTTTGGAGGCGAGCCTGTAGCTGATTTAAAGGTAGAGTATACGCCTCGTCTAACGGCAACGGTTATTGAGGGAGAGTTGATTCCACGCTTAATTGATGAAATTCCTATCTTAGCCTTGCTTGCAACTAGAGCGGTTGGAACAACAGTCATTAAGGATGCTGAGGAGTTAAAGGTTAAAGAAACGAATCGTATCGATGTAACTGTTCAGCAATTGTCATCGATAGGAGCTAAGATTAAGGCGACAGAAGACGGAATGATTATTGAGGGAAATCCTATGGAGGATTTTTGCGAGGCTAAGGTATCTAGCCATAAAGATCATCGTATTGCGATGATGCTTTGCGTCGCTTCACTCTTATTAGAAAAACCATTAGTTATTGAAGATGTTGAGTCTATGAATATATCTTATCCGGACTTTTTACAACATTTACAAGCGTTATCAGAAAATTAG
- a CDS encoding tetratricopeptide repeat protein encodes MAIEYFIEKYEQGQLTEDIIEKMQHFAFDATDDEIFIIAQIFAAISHVSKAIELVEPLLAKYPNEVNLKTFLADLYLDLAEDEKALELLSGSDEETNVSVLLLEADMYIAQGLFEVAEDKLKKALALEPKNDLIHLAYAEFYYHIGAFEQALDLYLDLIECALNAEVNVYDRLATCYSHIGEFEQALQQFNLSEKYFGKLNTDQLFNKGFLAYQVGDYSLAKRTFNELKELDPSYDTIYPLLGKIYLKEEEANRALEVIQEGIKHNEFNAELYFLKGEALEQLKDLEGARDAYYETLNLDPEDVEAALRGNRICLALHDYEEVVHNVHHYEENGLFDDHFEWDLAIAFLELEDYDQAAASFEKAWMNYKDNPDFLFDYAQFLIEEGRQSEAVTHLETILRLDATLAPARELLENLM; translated from the coding sequence ATGGCAATTGAATATTTTATTGAAAAATACGAACAAGGACAATTAACAGAGGATATCATTGAGAAAATGCAACATTTTGCATTTGATGCAACGGACGATGAAATTTTTATTATTGCACAAATTTTTGCTGCTATTTCTCATGTTTCAAAGGCCATTGAACTCGTTGAACCGTTGCTCGCTAAATATCCTAATGAGGTGAACTTAAAAACCTTTTTAGCCGACTTATATTTAGACTTAGCAGAAGATGAAAAAGCGTTAGAGCTTTTATCTGGAAGCGACGAAGAAACAAATGTTAGTGTATTATTATTAGAGGCCGACATGTATATCGCTCAGGGACTATTTGAAGTTGCTGAAGATAAATTAAAAAAGGCGCTTGCCCTAGAACCTAAGAATGATTTAATTCACTTAGCGTATGCTGAATTTTACTATCATATTGGGGCTTTTGAACAAGCGTTAGATTTATACTTAGATTTGATTGAATGTGCCTTAAATGCAGAGGTTAACGTCTATGATCGATTAGCAACATGTTATAGTCATATCGGTGAGTTTGAACAGGCACTTCAACAATTTAACTTATCAGAAAAGTACTTTGGAAAATTAAATACAGATCAATTATTTAACAAAGGGTTTCTTGCGTATCAAGTAGGGGACTATTCATTAGCTAAGCGCACGTTTAATGAGCTCAAAGAACTTGATCCTAGCTATGACACGATTTACCCATTACTCGGTAAGATATATTTAAAGGAAGAAGAGGCGAATCGGGCCCTTGAAGTGATTCAGGAGGGAATTAAACATAATGAGTTTAATGCCGAACTCTACTTTTTAAAAGGAGAAGCGCTTGAACAATTAAAGGATTTAGAAGGAGCGCGTGATGCGTACTATGAAACATTAAATTTAGATCCTGAAGATGTCGAGGCTGCTTTAAGAGGAAATCGTATCTGTTTAGCCCTTCACGACTATGAGGAAGTGGTCCATAATGTTCACCATTATGAGGAAAATGGACTATTTGATGATCATTTTGAATGGGATTTAGCTATCGCCTTTTTAGAGTTAGAAGACTATGATCAAGCGGCGGCTTCTTTTGAAAAGGCATGGATGAATTATAAGGACAATCCTGACTTTTTATTCGATTATGCTCAGTTTTTAATTGAGGAAGGGCGCCAAAGCGAGGCAGTAACTCACTTAGAAACTATTTTACGTTTGGATGCCACATTAGCACCAGCACGAGAGTTATTAGAGAATTTGATGTAA
- a CDS encoding zinc metallopeptidase, whose protein sequence is MFLYYGGYYGGYGMGSHSSYWIYLLIALLVPMLAQAYLSSTFNQYLRVRASSGLTGADVARRILDRNGLMDVHLTEVGGRLSDHYDPTRKTVRLSHDIYYGTSLAALAVAAHECGHAIQHANAYAPLQFRSAMFPIVNFANKFGYLAILLGFIFGGSQFLLLGIILVGITVLFQLVTLPVEFNASARALNQLSEMNILYSGEEKAGARKVLTAAALTYVAGAVVAVAELLRLIMIFNSRQND, encoded by the coding sequence ATGTTCTTATATTATGGAGGTTATTACGGTGGATACGGGATGGGTTCGCATTCATCGTATTGGATTTATTTATTAATTGCTTTATTAGTTCCGATGTTAGCGCAGGCGTATTTATCATCAACATTTAATCAATATTTACGTGTCCGTGCTTCATCTGGGTTAACGGGAGCAGATGTGGCTCGTCGTATTCTAGATCGTAATGGATTAATGGACGTTCATTTAACAGAAGTTGGAGGACGCCTGAGTGATCATTATGATCCTACACGTAAAACCGTTCGCTTATCTCATGATATTTACTACGGAACATCGCTTGCAGCCTTAGCGGTAGCGGCCCATGAATGTGGTCATGCGATTCAGCATGCGAATGCCTACGCTCCTTTGCAATTCCGTTCGGCAATGTTTCCTATTGTGAATTTTGCTAATAAATTTGGATATTTAGCCATTTTATTAGGATTTATTTTCGGTGGATCTCAATTTCTATTATTAGGGATTATCCTCGTTGGGATTACCGTCTTATTTCAGTTGGTTACGTTGCCCGTTGAATTTAATGCTTCGGCACGCGCTTTAAACCAGCTTTCAGAGATGAATATTTTATATAGCGGAGAAGAAAAAGCGGGGGCACGAAAAGTGTTAACGGCAGCAGCATTAACTTATGTTGCAGGAGCAGTGGTGGCCGTTGCGGAGTTATTACGTTTAATTATGATTTTTAATTCACGTCAAAATGACTAA
- a CDS encoding phospholipase D-like domain-containing protein has protein sequence MEQETTFIRNHGSQNVLSDLLMSLEECEKFYFTVAFMTFGGVQLLVQKLNELKERGVHGKILTSTYQQFSEPKAIEKLQSFKNIEVRLYDEPIEGGLHAKGYLFMRGNWVEVYIGSSNLTPSALRQNIEWNVKLIKSVEDAMVKEILADYQTLWERAGILTEEKLEKYRQSYQKYQLFKKENVMEIDHVAKSEIPQPNSMQQLAMERLRRLREKGESKALVIAATTVLSENLNL, from the coding sequence ATGGAACAAGAAACTACCTTTATCCGAAATCACGGCTCACAAAATGTTTTAAGCGATTTGCTGATGTCGCTTGAAGAGTGCGAGAAATTTTATTTCACGGTGGCCTTTATGACATTTGGTGGGGTGCAATTATTGGTACAGAAGTTAAATGAATTAAAGGAACGTGGAGTTCACGGGAAAATTTTGACCTCTACTTACCAGCAATTTTCAGAACCAAAAGCGATTGAAAAATTACAGAGTTTTAAAAATATTGAAGTCCGATTATATGATGAGCCTATAGAGGGAGGTTTGCATGCCAAAGGTTATCTTTTCATGAGAGGGAATTGGGTGGAGGTATATATTGGATCGTCTAATTTAACACCGAGTGCATTAAGGCAAAATATTGAATGGAACGTTAAATTAATCAAATCTGTTGAGGATGCGATGGTAAAGGAAATATTAGCAGATTACCAAACGCTCTGGGAACGTGCGGGGATTTTAACTGAGGAAAAGCTTGAAAAATATCGACAAAGCTATCAAAAATATCAACTATTTAAAAAAGAAAATGTGATGGAGATAGACCACGTCGCCAAAAGTGAAATTCCTCAACCTAATTCGATGCAACAACTTGCGATGGAACGTCTGCGTCGTTTACGTGAAAAGGGAGAGAGTAAAGCATTAGTTATTGCGGCTACAACTGTTCTATCTGAAAACCTAAATTTATAA
- a CDS encoding recombinase family protein yields the protein MNVALYLRVSTEQQIEKYGLDVQHEKLRSYCQARGWTHVTDYIDGGYSGSNLNRPALQQLIKDIQAKKIDLVLVYRLDRLSRSQRDTLSLIEELFLPHHVEFISLSETIDTQTPFGRAAIGILSTFAQLERENIKERLYTCHQKMVQEEGLWAGGAGTTPYGYTRLARGQLVVNESERHHVQRIFESYLELKSVAQVNKQLQAEGFKKLRYQRLSNILKSRLYLGEVSFAGEWHKGSHEALITEELFDAVQQARQEITNPNRMGPKNKTFTGLITCGHCGAVYKVYNRRITKADGEKAYESYYMCENRKLPKTHPQKCYNSRITREALEQQVMAQIKHLQQLNQKKYKTDLVAFKRKLKTIDQKTSKLIDLYTDGQLAKKTFQQKLNALTEQKQTLLQKISETEAKQKAPSAEENSTTLDSLVKHLIKNITIIDNTLDITWNN from the coding sequence ATGAACGTTGCCCTATATTTACGCGTCTCTACCGAACAACAAATCGAAAAATATGGACTCGACGTCCAACACGAAAAACTTCGATCCTACTGTCAAGCGAGAGGATGGACCCACGTCACTGACTATATCGATGGTGGATACAGTGGTTCAAACTTGAACCGTCCCGCTTTACAACAGCTCATTAAAGACATTCAAGCTAAAAAAATTGACCTCGTCCTCGTCTACCGCCTCGACCGCCTGAGTCGTTCCCAACGTGATACCCTCTCCCTCATCGAAGAACTTTTTCTTCCCCATCACGTCGAATTCATCTCCCTCAGTGAAACTATCGATACTCAAACCCCATTCGGGCGGGCGGCGATTGGAATCCTTTCTACCTTCGCTCAACTCGAACGTGAAAACATCAAAGAACGTCTCTACACGTGCCATCAAAAGATGGTACAAGAAGAAGGACTTTGGGCTGGTGGCGCAGGCACTACCCCCTATGGCTATACCCGACTTGCCCGCGGCCAACTCGTTGTCAATGAATCAGAACGTCACCACGTCCAACGTATTTTCGAATCCTATCTCGAACTCAAATCCGTGGCCCAAGTCAATAAACAACTCCAAGCCGAAGGCTTTAAAAAACTTAGATATCAACGACTATCTAACATCCTAAAAAGTCGTCTCTACCTCGGCGAAGTCTCCTTTGCGGGCGAATGGCACAAAGGCTCACACGAGGCCCTCATCACAGAAGAGCTCTTCGATGCTGTCCAACAAGCCCGACAAGAAATCACCAATCCCAATAGGATGGGCCCAAAAAACAAAACCTTCACCGGACTCATCACCTGCGGTCACTGCGGAGCCGTTTACAAAGTGTATAATCGCCGCATCACCAAAGCAGACGGGGAAAAGGCCTATGAAAGCTACTACATGTGCGAAAATAGAAAACTTCCCAAAACCCATCCACAAAAATGCTATAACAGTAGGATTACCCGAGAGGCCCTCGAACAACAAGTCATGGCACAAATCAAACACCTTCAACAACTTAACCAGAAAAAATATAAAACTGATCTCGTTGCCTTTAAGCGAAAACTCAAAACCATTGACCAAAAAACAAGTAAACTCATCGACCTCTACACCGATGGCCAACTCGCCAAAAAAACTTTCCAACAAAAACTAAATGCCCTCACCGAACAAAAACAAACTCTCCTCCAAAAAATTAGCGAAACTGAGGCCAAACAAAAAGCACCCTCAGCCGAAGAAAATTCCACCACCCTTGATTCCCTGGTTAAACACCTCATCAAAAACATCACCATTATCGATAACACCCTCGACATCACCTGGAATAACTAA